In a single window of the Orenia metallireducens genome:
- a CDS encoding alkaline phosphatase family protein yields MKLLIVGVDGMPPEILFGNLSEFPNMKKLCMSGAYGDYDAYTYGYGSRDNWLSLYTGLTPQQHGVIGNTYSDTKRKPRREDYEDKSPFWDKLNEKDISVGMWNGLVTTPSKNIKGYMISGEPNFEIDGAEDPLADVNPVFCEEDKDLKKYIIGEIDRPPMPKSPEEFGYTWEEILEDYSLADKILKDDYFIECVDYLEGELEFYKNNIINMQKNNPVDILFFYTAIVDFIAHFQMHDQTDEVMKKSLKLIDQFIGEVLDELAPEKIIVMSDHGLKSLASFFPNTSIEIQKEAFGWKDKSVWLKNGQIATRARNQAFLTGIHSLKGSFIIAGEGIKKDKIGEMRTVDFYPTLLEIFDIEIPKDRQGFVLDIFSNKEIINKDKLLTKDKIKRENIAIIQNIEVPEFNRVINEVFLDNRFANITVFSEEKYKNIFLDNPRVEEVKLMKDFKLNFKEFQDYDKLFIAYRNKTTGEFKYLELKNDLKY; encoded by the coding sequence ATGAAGCTACTAATTGTGGGAGTAGATGGAATGCCTCCAGAGATTCTATTTGGAAATTTAAGTGAGTTTCCTAATATGAAAAAACTTTGTATGTCAGGTGCATATGGAGATTATGATGCTTATACATATGGTTATGGTTCTAGGGATAATTGGTTATCTCTATATACTGGTTTAACTCCACAGCAACATGGAGTTATTGGTAATACATATAGTGATACAAAGAGAAAACCTAGAAGAGAAGATTATGAAGATAAGTCTCCTTTTTGGGACAAGCTAAATGAAAAAGATATTAGTGTTGGGATGTGGAATGGTCTAGTTACAACACCTTCTAAAAATATAAAAGGATATATGATTAGTGGAGAACCGAATTTTGAGATAGATGGTGCTGAAGATCCTTTAGCGGATGTTAACCCAGTATTTTGTGAAGAAGATAAAGATTTAAAGAAGTATATTATCGGCGAAATAGATAGACCACCAATGCCTAAGTCTCCAGAAGAATTTGGTTACACATGGGAAGAAATACTCGAAGACTATAGTTTGGCTGATAAGATATTAAAAGATGATTATTTTATAGAATGTGTAGATTATTTAGAAGGGGAATTAGAATTCTACAAAAATAATATTATAAATATGCAAAAAAATAATCCAGTAGATATTCTGTTCTTTTATACGGCTATAGTAGATTTTATAGCTCATTTCCAAATGCATGATCAAACAGATGAAGTTATGAAAAAATCATTAAAACTTATAGATCAATTTATTGGAGAGGTTTTAGATGAGTTAGCCCCAGAAAAGATAATAGTTATGTCTGATCATGGTTTAAAGTCATTAGCCAGTTTCTTTCCAAATACGTCAATAGAAATTCAAAAAGAAGCTTTTGGATGGAAAGATAAATCTGTTTGGCTGAAGAATGGTCAGATTGCAACAAGAGCAAGAAATCAAGCATTTTTAACAGGGATTCATTCTTTGAAAGGTTCTTTTATTATTGCAGGGGAAGGAATAAAGAAAGATAAGATAGGTGAAATGAGAACGGTAGATTTTTATCCCACGCTATTAGAGATATTTGATATTGAGATTCCTAAGGATAGACAGGGATTTGTACTTGATATTTTTTCTAACAAAGAAATTATAAATAAAGATAAATTATTAACAAAAGATAAGATTAAAAGAGAGAATATAGCTATTATTCAAAACATAGAAGTTCCAGAATTTAATCGAGTTATTAATGAAGTCTTTTTAGATAATCGATTTGCTAATATAACTGTATTTAGTGAAGAAAAATATAAAAATATATTTCTAGATAATCCTAGAGTTGAAGAGGTTAAATTAATGAAAGATTTTAAGCTGAATTTCAAGGAATTTCAAGATTACGATAAGCTATTTATAGCTTATCGTAATAAAACGACTGGTGAATTTAAGTATTTAGAATTAAAGAATGATTTGAAATATTAA
- a CDS encoding NTP transferase domain-containing protein, giving the protein MKAVILAAGVGSRLGRPYPKSLSKLPDGETILGRQIRILRKYGVNEIIIVVGFKKSLIMENFPQVYYKYNPIYYITNTAKSLLHGIEDVKEDVIWLNGDVIFDEEVLEKVIKTKGNLVAVNSVQCGEEEVKYRIDEGGYLSSISKTVKDAEGEAIGINKISKADIDKFKESLKECQDDDYFEKGIENIIQDNVKFKILDVSQYRCIEVDFQEDWDTAINLFSE; this is encoded by the coding sequence ATGAAAGCAGTTATTCTAGCAGCGGGGGTAGGTTCAAGGTTAGGAAGGCCATATCCAAAATCTTTATCAAAACTACCAGACGGGGAAACAATTTTAGGAAGACAGATAAGGATTTTAAGAAAATACGGAGTTAATGAAATAATTATAGTTGTAGGTTTTAAGAAATCTTTAATTATGGAAAATTTTCCACAAGTATATTATAAGTATAATCCTATTTATTATATTACTAATACGGCTAAGAGCTTATTGCATGGGATAGAAGATGTTAAGGAAGATGTTATTTGGTTAAATGGTGATGTAATTTTTGATGAGGAAGTTTTAGAAAAAGTAATAAAGACGAAGGGGAATTTGGTTGCCGTTAATTCTGTACAATGTGGAGAAGAAGAAGTCAAGTATAGAATTGATGAAGGTGGTTATCTTTCTTCAATAAGTAAGACTGTTAAAGATGCTGAAGGAGAGGCCATAGGAATAAATAAGATTTCTAAAGCAGATATAGATAAATTTAAAGAATCTCTAAAAGAATGTCAGGATGATGACTATTTTGAAAAGGGAATAGAAAATATAATACAAGATAATGTTAAATTCAAAATATTAGATGTCTCTCAATATAGATGTATTGAGGTTGATTTTCAAGAAGACTGGGATACAGCAATAAATTTATTTTCAGAATGA
- a CDS encoding glycosyltransferase, whose protein sequence is MPEISVLMSVYNGEEFIEESIKSVLNQTFSDFEFIIIDDCSTDNTVEIIQSFIDNRIKLYTLDKNVGVGAALKFGLAKTSGIYIAKADSDDINHPTRFIKQKNFLDNHLDIDMVKTLIEYFPHDEEVKNTARYLSMKNIKEEQLNQVKTPEQISKMLYWWCCIPHNSIMVRSSVIKKIGYGDIRLGEDYKLFYELNKLGHKIDTIEEKLVKFRVRASSITATMAHQKEYIDLIYHMKKNELDKFLKNSDSLYIWGTGNLGKLVFEKLKEKGYEVSGFIDGIPEKQGNILYDMRIFSPDILKESNKNIKVIVCAQPARLKIANFLENLKYKDLKDFFVYA, encoded by the coding sequence ATGCCAGAAATAAGTGTATTAATGTCAGTTTATAATGGAGAAGAATTTATTGAGGAATCTATTAAGAGTGTACTTAACCAAACTTTTAGTGATTTTGAATTTATAATTATTGATGATTGTTCAACAGATAATACTGTTGAAATTATCCAAAGTTTTATTGATAATAGAATAAAGCTATATACTTTAGACAAAAATGTGGGAGTAGGTGCAGCATTAAAATTTGGTTTAGCCAAAACTTCTGGAATATATATAGCTAAAGCAGATTCTGATGATATTAATCATCCTACAAGATTTATAAAGCAAAAAAATTTTTTGGACAATCACCTTGATATAGATATGGTAAAGACTCTAATTGAATATTTCCCTCATGATGAAGAAGTAAAAAATACTGCAAGATATTTAAGTATGAAGAATATAAAGGAAGAGCAATTAAATCAAGTAAAAACTCCAGAACAAATTAGTAAAATGTTGTATTGGTGGTGTTGTATTCCCCATAATTCAATTATGGTTAGATCAAGTGTTATAAAGAAGATAGGATATGGTGATATTAGATTAGGTGAAGATTATAAACTATTTTATGAATTAAATAAGTTGGGTCATAAAATAGATACTATAGAAGAAAAATTAGTTAAATTTAGGGTAAGAGCTAGCTCGATTACAGCCACTATGGCTCATCAAAAAGAGTATATTGATCTTATTTATCATATGAAGAAAAATGAATTAGATAAATTTTTAAAGAATAGTGATTCATTGTACATATGGGGAACAGGTAATCTTGGTAAACTTGTCTTTGAGAAATTAAAAGAAAAGGGCTATGAAGTGAGTGGATTTATAGATGGAATACCAGAAAAACAGGGTAATATTTTATATGATATGAGAATATTTTCTCCAGATATATTAAAAGAGAGCAATAAGAATATTAAAGTAATAGTATGTGCTCAACCAGCAAGATTAAAAATTGCTAATTTTTTAGAAAATCTTAAATATAAAGACTTAAAAGATTTTTTTGTATATGCATAG